The proteins below come from a single Miscanthus floridulus cultivar M001 chromosome 1, ASM1932011v1, whole genome shotgun sequence genomic window:
- the LOC136509566 gene encoding probable E3 ubiquitin-protein ligase ARI1 — MASDDEEVCDYFYDDDDAEEDAAAGLEEDSSPPPPPDGAGYRAITQETIFAAQKQDLSTVMNLLNIKQYQARALLIHHRWRIDGIYDSLDKGRECMLRNAGIVLQENNSMAAAGSTTPWRTVTCKVCFEDFSLGAVSTMDCGHCFCNDCWTGHFHAAVESGKKQIRCMEVKCLAFCDENLVRFLLGQKYPDMAKRFDRFLLESYIEDNASVKWCPSTPNCGHAIRVGTGERYCEVECPCGLSFCFNCMAHAHSPCPCPMWEKWNAKRSEGENIKWILANTKSCPKCFKAIEKNGGCNLVRCKCGQCMCWLCGGGTGMDHTWTSIAGHSCNRYKEESRGKTVDTSREQMQRYKHYHDRFKIHGDSYSVEKQKLGATIEERVRLLESDQERPLAIRDGDWLTRAHRRLLVSRQVLSRSYVFAYYMFGGGSELRTRPATATATAKRASASLLGVARNLFEDQQEQLEQHVEHLSRSLAEGDVVAGTPESEIVRQKQTAVTLAKTVERLCGEMYKCIQDELLTLLAEPMSIAAYRPDGPDRAKELAA, encoded by the exons GCTATCACACAAGAGACCATTTTCGCTGCACAG AAACAAGACCTGTCTACGGTGATGAATTTGCTCAACATAAAACAATATCAAGCACGAGCCCTCCTCATCCACCACCGGTGGAGGATCGATGGCATCTACGATTCCCTAGACAAGGGGCGAGAATGCATGCTAAGAAATGCAGGAATCGTGCTGCAGGAGAATAATAGCATGGCGGCAGCTGGTTCAACGACACCATGGAGAACCGTGACCTGCAAAGTGTGCTTTGAGGACTTCTCCTTGGGTGCTGTTTCGACTATGGACTGTGGGCATTGCTTCTGCAATGACT GTTGGACGGGACATTTCCACGCAGCAGTAGAGAGTGGAAAAAAGCAAATTCGGTGCATGGAGGTCAAGTGCTTGGCTTTCTGTGATGAGAACCTAGTGCGGTTTCTCCTTGGCCAAAAGTATCCAGACATGGCCAAGCGGTTCGATCGCTTCCTGCTTGAGTCCTACATTGAGGACAACGCCTCTGTGAAGTGGTGCCCCAGCACCCCAAACTGTGGCCATGCCATCCGCGTGGGTACCGGCGAGCGCTACTGCGAGGTGGAATGCCCCTGCGGCTTAAGCTTCTGCTTTAACTGCATGGCGCATGCGCATTCGCCCTGCCCGTGCCCCATGTGGGAGAAATGGAATGCCAAGCGCTCCGAGGGAGAGAACATCAAGTGGATCCTCGCCAACACCAAGAGCTGCCCCAAATGCTTCAAGGCCATTGAGAAGAACGGCGGCTGCAACCTTGTCCGCTGCAAGTGCGGCCAGTGTATGTG TTGGCTCTGCGGCGGAGGTACCGGCATGGATCACACGTGGACTAGCATTGCCGGCCACAGCTGCAACCGCTACAAGGAGGAGAGCCGTGGAAAGACGGTGGACACCAGCAGGGAGCAGATGCAGCGGTACAAGCACTACCACGACCGGTTCAAGATCCACGGCGACTCGTACAGCGTGGAGAAGCAGAAGCTGGGGGCGACCATCGAGGAGCGGGTGCGGCTGCTGGAGTCGGACCAGGAGCGCCCGCTCGCCATCCGGGACGGCGACTGGCTGACCCGGGCGCACCGGCGGCTGCTGGTGTCGCGGCAGGTGCTGTCGCGGTCGTACGTGTTCGCGTACTACATGTTCGGCGGCGGGAGCGAGCTGCGGACGCgcccggcgacggcgacggcgacggcgaagcgCGCGAGCGCGAGCCTGCTGGGCGTGGCGCGGAACCTGTTCGAGGACCAGCAGGAGCAGCTGGAGCAGCACGTGGAGCACCTGTCCAGGTCGCTGGCCGAGGGCGACGTCGTGGCGGGGACTCCCGAGTCGGAGATCGTGCGGCAGAAGCAGACGGCCGTCACGCTCGCCAAGACCGTGGAGCGGCTGTGCGGGGAGATGTACAAGTGCATCCAGGACGAGCTGCTGACGCTGCTCGCGGAGCCCATGAGCATCGCGGCCTACAGGCCGGACGGCCCCGACCGAGCCAAGGAGCTCGCGGCCTGA